One segment of Bacteroides caecimuris DNA contains the following:
- a CDS encoding lysophospholipid acyltransferase family protein: MRSKLIYWLIYSGMWLFSALPFRVLYMLSDFNYLLMYRVGKYRRKVVRRNLLRSFPEKTDAERLQIERKFYRYLSDYMLEDLKLLHMSAEELCERMTYKNTEQYLELTEKYGGIIVMIPHYANYEWLIGMGAIMKPGDVPVQVYKPLRDKYLDELFKRIRSRFGGYNIPKHSTAREIIKLKHDGKKMVVGLITDQWPSGYDKYWTTFLGQETGFLNGAERIAKMMNFPVFYCELSKKRRGYCEAEFKLMTETPKETKEGEITEMFAHRLEQTIRKEPAYWLWSHKRWKMTREEADRLEEKELNKKK; this comes from the coding sequence ATGAGATCAAAACTTATCTATTGGTTGATATACAGTGGAATGTGGCTGTTTTCGGCTCTTCCGTTCCGGGTTTTATATATGCTTTCAGATTTTAATTATCTGCTGATGTATCGTGTTGGAAAATATCGACGGAAAGTAGTTCGGAGAAATCTATTGAGATCCTTCCCGGAAAAAACTGATGCGGAGAGATTGCAGATAGAACGCAAGTTTTATCGCTATTTGTCGGATTATATGCTTGAAGATTTGAAATTGTTGCATATGTCTGCCGAAGAACTTTGTGAGAGAATGACTTATAAGAATACGGAACAATATCTTGAACTGACTGAAAAGTATGGAGGTATTATAGTAATGATTCCTCATTATGCCAATTATGAATGGTTGATAGGTATGGGAGCAATCATGAAACCGGGAGATGTTCCCGTACAGGTTTATAAACCGTTGAGGGATAAATATTTGGATGAGTTGTTTAAACGTATTCGTTCTCGTTTCGGGGGGTATAATATTCCGAAACATTCTACAGCCCGTGAAATTATTAAGCTCAAACATGATGGAAAAAAGATGGTAGTCGGTTTGATTACTGATCAATGGCCTAGTGGATATGATAAATATTGGACTACCTTTTTAGGACAGGAAACCGGTTTTCTGAATGGTGCGGAGCGAATTGCCAAAATGATGAATTTTCCTGTTTTCTATTGCGAGCTTAGTAAGAAGCGCAGAGGATACTGTGAAGCGGAGTTCAAGTTAATGACGGAAACACCGAAAGAAACAAAAGAAGGAGAAATCACAGAAATGTTTGCTCATCGGTTAGAACAGACGATTCGTAAAGAACCGGCATATTGGTTGTGGTCTCATAAACGCTGGAAAATGACTCGTGAAGAAGCTGACCGATTGGAAGAGAAAGAGCTGAACAAGAAAAAATAA
- the folB gene encoding dihydroneopterin aldolase, which translates to MKINSSYIFLKEIRCYAYHGVAPQENLIGNEYLIDLKLQVDISKAARTDEVTDTVNYAEVHQVIKNEMAIPSKLLEHVSGRIIEKLFEQFPCIERIELRLSKRNPPMGADIESAGIELQCSRDE; encoded by the coding sequence ATGAAAATAAACAGTAGCTATATCTTTTTGAAGGAAATTCGTTGTTACGCCTATCATGGAGTTGCACCGCAAGAAAATCTGATTGGGAATGAATATCTCATTGACCTGAAGCTGCAAGTAGATATCAGCAAAGCCGCCCGGACAGATGAAGTTACCGACACCGTCAACTATGCTGAAGTACATCAGGTGATAAAGAATGAAATGGCTATTCCGTCAAAGTTACTGGAGCATGTCAGCGGACGGATTATAGAAAAGCTTTTCGAACAATTCCCTTGCATTGAGAGAATAGAACTCCGGCTTTCCAAACGGAATCCGCCAATGGGAGCAGATATAGAATCAGCAGGCATTGAACTGCAATGCAGCAGAGATGAATGA
- a CDS encoding long-chain fatty acid--CoA ligase: MIKENFIKLYENSFRENWDLPCYTDYGEETQYTYGEVAEKIARLHLLFKHCSLRRGDKISVIGKNNAHWCIAYMATITYGAIIVPILQDFTPNDVHHIVNHSESVFLFTSDSIWENLEEEKLTGLRGVFSLMDFRCLYQRDGETIQKFLKNTDKEMHSLYPQGFTREDVQYTTLSNDKVMLLNYTSGTTGFSKGVMLTGNNLAGNVTFGIRTELLKKGDKVLSFLPLAHAYGCAFDFLTATAVGTHVTLLGKTPSPKIIMKAFEEVKPNLIITVPLVIEKIYKNIIHPLINKKGMKWALNIPLLDTQIYNQIRKRLIDALGGRFKEIIIGGAAMDKEVEEFFYKIKFPFTIGYGMTECGPLISYAPWDEFVLGSSGKILDIMEARIYKETPEAETGEIQVRGENVMVGYYKNQEATQEVFTQDGWLRTGDLGSMDSNGNIFIRGRLKTMILSSSGQNIFPEELETKLNNLPFILESLVIERNKKLVALVYADYEALDSLGLNNPDNLKTIMDENLKNLNSNVAAYEKISKIQLYPTEFEKTPKRSIKRYLYNSIAVD, encoded by the coding sequence ATGATTAAAGAGAATTTCATTAAACTATACGAAAATAGTTTTCGTGAGAATTGGGATCTGCCTTGTTATACTGATTATGGAGAAGAGACCCAATACACATACGGTGAGGTGGCTGAAAAAATCGCCCGTTTACATCTGTTATTCAAACATTGTAGCCTTCGCAGAGGAGATAAGATTTCAGTTATCGGCAAAAATAATGCTCATTGGTGCATCGCCTATATGGCAACGATCACATACGGAGCAATCATTGTCCCTATCCTTCAAGATTTTACGCCTAATGACGTTCATCATATCGTCAATCATTCCGAATCTGTATTCCTATTCACCAGCGACAGCATTTGGGAGAATCTGGAAGAGGAAAAATTAACGGGACTACGGGGAGTATTCTCATTGATGGATTTCCGGTGTCTTTATCAACGCGACGGAGAAACGATACAAAAGTTTCTGAAAAATACCGATAAAGAGATGCATTCTCTCTATCCGCAAGGATTTACCCGTGAAGATGTTCAGTACACCACTTTATCCAATGACAAAGTGATGCTGTTAAATTACACTTCCGGAACCACCGGTTTCAGTAAGGGTGTGATGCTGACAGGAAATAATCTTGCCGGTAATGTCACTTTCGGTATTCGTACCGAACTCCTTAAAAAAGGGGATAAAGTGCTTTCTTTCCTTCCCCTCGCCCACGCATACGGTTGCGCATTCGACTTTCTGACAGCAACCGCTGTCGGCACCCATGTCACTTTGCTTGGAAAAACGCCTTCTCCCAAAATTATAATGAAGGCTTTTGAGGAAGTGAAACCTAACCTTATTATTACTGTCCCGCTAGTGATTGAAAAGATATATAAGAATATTATCCATCCACTCATTAATAAAAAAGGTATGAAGTGGGCACTCAATATCCCTCTGCTCGACACCCAAATCTACAATCAGATACGTAAAAGACTGATTGATGCATTGGGAGGACGGTTTAAAGAAATCATTATCGGTGGCGCCGCTATGGATAAAGAAGTAGAAGAATTCTTCTACAAAATCAAATTTCCTTTTACCATCGGTTATGGAATGACAGAATGTGGTCCGCTTATCAGCTACGCTCCTTGGGATGAATTTGTACTAGGTTCTTCCGGAAAGATTTTGGATATAATGGAAGCGCGTATCTATAAAGAAACCCCGGAAGCAGAAACCGGAGAAATCCAGGTTCGGGGAGAAAATGTGATGGTTGGCTACTACAAGAACCAGGAAGCAACGCAGGAAGTATTCACGCAGGACGGCTGGTTACGTACGGGTGACCTTGGTTCTATGGACAGCAACGGAAATATTTTCATCCGGGGACGACTCAAGACTATGATCTTAAGTTCCAGCGGACAGAACATCTTCCCCGAAGAGTTGGAAACTAAACTGAATAACCTGCCTTTCATTCTTGAAAGTCTTGTTATCGAACGCAATAAAAAATTAGTGGCACTTGTTTATGCCGATTACGAAGCGTTGGATTCTCTCGGATTAAACAATCCGGATAACCTGAAAACAATCATGGATGAAAATCTTAAGAATCTGAACAGCAACGTAGCCGCTTATGAGAAAATCAGCAAGATCCAACTCTATCCTACGGAATTTGAAAAAACGCCCAAAAGAAGCATAAAAAGATACTTATATAACAGTATTGCTGTCGATTAG
- a CDS encoding glycosyltransferase family 2 protein, with the protein MKVSVVILNWNGCDMLRTFLPSVVRYSEGEGIEVCVADNGSTDASVTLLQQEFPSVRTIVLDQNYGFADGYNLALQQVDAEYVVLLNSDVEVTEHWLEPMLAYLDKHPEVAACQPKIRSQRQKEYFEYAGAAGGFIDKYGYPFCRGRIMGVVEKDEGQYDTVIPVFWATGAALFIRRADYMNVGGLDGRFFAHMEEIDLCWRLRSRNREIVCVPQSVVYHVGGGTLKKENPHKTFLNFRNNLVMLYKNLPQEELNKVMRIRTCLDYLAAFNFLLQGHWDNARAVMRARKEYKRLCPSFSLSREEDMRKKTLNPIPERTKSSILWQFYVRGCKRFSQLSDLIRITNGIKG; encoded by the coding sequence ATGAAAGTTTCAGTTGTAATTTTAAATTGGAACGGATGTGATATGCTCCGTACTTTTCTTCCGTCCGTCGTCCGGTATTCGGAAGGGGAGGGGATCGAAGTCTGTGTGGCTGACAATGGTTCTACGGACGCTTCCGTTACTTTGCTTCAACAGGAATTTCCTTCTGTCAGGACGATTGTACTCGATCAGAATTATGGCTTTGCCGATGGATATAATTTAGCATTGCAGCAGGTCGACGCAGAATATGTGGTTCTTTTGAATTCGGATGTCGAGGTGACGGAGCATTGGCTGGAACCAATGCTTGCTTATCTTGATAAGCATCCGGAGGTAGCTGCTTGTCAGCCCAAGATACGAAGCCAGCGGCAAAAAGAATATTTCGAATATGCCGGGGCAGCCGGTGGCTTTATTGATAAATACGGTTATCCTTTTTGTAGGGGGCGTATTATGGGAGTTGTGGAGAAAGACGAAGGTCAGTATGATACAGTAATTCCTGTTTTCTGGGCCACGGGGGCAGCGTTGTTTATCCGGCGAGCTGATTATATGAATGTAGGAGGACTGGATGGACGTTTCTTTGCTCACATGGAAGAAATAGATTTGTGCTGGCGACTCCGTTCGCGGAATCGTGAGATTGTCTGTGTACCTCAAAGCGTTGTCTATCATGTGGGGGGGGGGACTCTTAAAAAAGAGAATCCTCATAAAACCTTTCTTAATTTCCGTAATAATCTTGTCATGCTCTATAAGAATCTTCCACAGGAGGAGTTGAATAAAGTGATGCGTATCCGGACCTGTCTCGATTATCTGGCAGCGTTCAATTTCTTGTTGCAAGGGCACTGGGATAATGCTAGGGCTGTGATGCGTGCGCGGAAAGAGTATAAACGATTATGTCCGTCATTTTCTTTATCTCGTGAAGAGGATATGAGAAAAAAAACTTTGAATCCGATACCTGAACGGACAAAAAGTAGTATCTTGTGGCAGTTTTATGTGAGAGGATGCAAACGCTTCTCTCAATTGTCGGATTTAATAAGGATAACAAATGGAATCAAAGGTTAG
- the mtaB gene encoding tRNA (N(6)-L-threonylcarbamoyladenosine(37)-C(2))-methylthiotransferase MtaB — MIDTTVFQNKTAVYYTLGCKLNFSETSTIGKILREAGVRTVRKGEKADICVVNTCSVTEMADKKCRQAIHRLVKQHPGAFVVVTGCYAQLKPGDVAKIDGVDVVLGAEQKGELLQYLGDLQKHEKGEAITTPTKDIRSFSPSCSRGDRTRFFLKVQDGCDYFCSYCTIPFARGRSRNGTIASMVEQARQAAAEGGKEIVLTGVNIGDFGKTTGESFFDLVKALDQVDGIERYRISSIEPNLLTDETIEFVSHSRSFMPHFHIPLQSGCDEVLQLMRRRYDTALFASKVKKIKEVMPDAFIGVDVIVGTRGETPEYFEQAYQFIDGLDVTQLHVFSYSERPGTQALKIEYVVSPEEKHQRSQRLLALSDQKTQAFYARHIGQTMPVLMEKSKAGVPMHGFTENYIRVEVESDDSLDNQVVHVRLGEFNEEMTALKGTILV, encoded by the coding sequence ATGATAGATACCACTGTATTTCAAAATAAGACAGCCGTTTATTATACTTTGGGCTGCAAATTAAATTTTTCAGAGACTTCAACTATCGGTAAAATTCTGCGTGAGGCAGGCGTCCGGACTGTGCGCAAAGGGGAGAAAGCAGATATCTGTGTGGTAAATACCTGTTCGGTGACGGAGATGGCGGATAAAAAATGCCGGCAAGCCATCCATCGCCTGGTAAAGCAGCATCCCGGTGCTTTTGTGGTAGTGACCGGATGTTATGCGCAATTGAAGCCCGGCGATGTGGCAAAGATAGATGGAGTAGATGTAGTGTTGGGAGCGGAACAGAAGGGAGAGTTACTTCAATATCTGGGCGACCTCCAAAAGCATGAAAAAGGAGAGGCTATCACTACTCCAACCAAAGATATCCGTTCGTTTTCTCCCTCGTGTTCAAGGGGAGACCGTACCCGTTTCTTCTTAAAGGTGCAGGATGGATGCGATTACTTCTGTTCATATTGCACGATTCCTTTTGCCCGCGGGCGAAGTCGTAACGGGACTATTGCTTCCATGGTTGAGCAGGCGCGGCAGGCAGCTGCTGAAGGTGGAAAAGAAATCGTTCTGACCGGAGTGAATATCGGAGATTTTGGTAAAACAACAGGAGAGAGTTTCTTTGATCTGGTAAAGGCGCTGGATCAGGTAGATGGAATCGAACGTTATCGTATTTCTTCCATAGAACCCAATCTGTTGACTGATGAGACTATCGAGTTTGTGTCTCACTCCCGCAGTTTTATGCCTCATTTTCATATCCCTTTGCAATCCGGTTGCGATGAAGTTTTGCAGTTAATGCGCCGTCGTTACGACACTGCTCTTTTTGCTTCGAAAGTGAAGAAGATAAAAGAGGTGATGCCGGATGCTTTTATCGGAGTGGATGTGATTGTGGGTACCCGTGGAGAAACACCCGAATACTTTGAACAGGCTTATCAGTTTATTGACGGATTGGATGTGACGCAATTGCATGTGTTTAGCTATTCCGAGCGTCCCGGAACGCAAGCCTTAAAAATAGAATATGTGGTTTCTCCGGAAGAGAAGCATCAGCGTAGTCAGCGTCTGTTGGCGCTATCGGACCAAAAGACACAGGCTTTTTATGCACGTCATATCGGGCAGACAATGCCGGTATTGATGGAAAAATCGAAAGCTGGTGTTCCGATGCATGGATTTACGGAGAATTATATTCGTGTAGAGGTGGAAAGTGATGACTCGCTGGATAATCAGGTGGTTCATGTACGTCTGGGAGAGTTTAATGAGGAGATGACAGCACTTAAAGGTACAATTTTGGTATAA
- a CDS encoding methylglyoxal synthase: MESKVRRGIGLVAHDAMKKDLIEWVLWNSELLMGNKFYCTGTTGTLILEALKEKHPDEEWDFTILKSGPLGGDQQMGSRIVDGQIDYLFFFTDPMTLQPHDTDVKALTRLAGVENIVFCCNRSTADHIISSPLFMNPDYERIHPDYSSYTKRFQNKPVVTEAVESVNRRKKKR, translated from the coding sequence ATGGAATCAAAGGTTAGAAGAGGCATCGGGCTGGTAGCGCATGATGCAATGAAAAAAGACCTCATCGAATGGGTACTGTGGAACTCGGAACTGTTGATGGGTAATAAATTCTATTGTACAGGTACTACAGGTACTTTGATATTGGAAGCATTGAAGGAGAAACATCCTGATGAAGAGTGGGATTTTACGATTTTAAAATCAGGTCCGTTAGGTGGTGACCAACAGATGGGTTCACGTATTGTGGATGGGCAGATTGATTATCTCTTTTTCTTCACGGACCCCATGACACTGCAACCGCATGATACAGATGTGAAGGCATTAACCCGTTTGGCGGGTGTAGAAAATATAGTTTTCTGTTGTAACCGTTCTACGGCGGATCATATTATTTCCAGTCCGTTATTTATGAATCCTGATTACGAACGTATTCATCCGGACTATTCCAGCTATACAAAACGTTTCCAGAATAAACCTGTGGTGACGGAAGCGGTCGAATCAGTAAATCGAAGAAAAAAGAAGAGATAA